The window TTTCACCGCATCAAACGCCTTCCTCCTTATGTCTTTTCCATAGTTGACGACCTAAAGATGAAAGCCAGAAGACGAGGGGATGATATCATCGATTTGGGAATGGGGAACCCGGATTTGCCGACTCCTCCCCACATTGTAGAAAAACTCATCGAAGCGGTGAAGAATCCCCGCAACCATCGGTACTCGGCCTCCCGGGGAATTTACAAACTTCGTTGCGCCATTGCCAACCTATACCAAAGGAATTTTGGCGTGGAGATCGATCCTGAAAGCGAAGCCATTGTGACCATCGGGGCCAAAGAAGGACTCTCCCACTTAGCCTTGGCCACGATCGGCCCTGGGGATGTTGTTTTTGTGCCTACCCCGGCTTACCCCATCCATCCGTATTGCGTAATCATTGCCGGCGGAGACCTGCGCACGATCCCGCTGGTAAAAGGCCGGGACTTTTTTGAAGATCTGCAGACGGCCACCCGCCAGACCTGGCCCCCACCCAAGATGTTGATCATTTCTTTTCCCCATAACCCGACCACTCAGGTTGTGGATCTTAATTTTTTCGAGAAGATCGTGGAATTCGCCCGGGCTCATGATCTCATGGTCGTCCATGATCTGGCTTATGCCGATCTGGTTTTCGACGGATACAAAGCCCCGAGCTTTCTTCAAGCCCCAGGGGCGAAAGAAGTTGGCGTCGAATTTTTCACCCTTTCCAAAAGTTACAGCATGCCTGGATGGCGGGTGGGTTTTGCCTTAGGCAACCGCAAGATGATTTCCGCCTTGGGACGGATTAAAAGTTACCTGGACTATGGGATATTCCAACCGATTCAGATCGCGGCCATCATCGCCCTTAACGAAGATCAGAGCTGCGTGGAAGAGATTCGAGCGATATACCAAGAACGGCGCGATGCGCTAATAGATGGCCTCAAGCGGGTGGGCTGGAAAATCGAGAAACCCAAGGGGACGATGTTCGTGTGGGGAAAGATTCCCGATAAGTTCCAAGAGATGGGTTCCCTGGAATTCTCTAAATTGGTCCTGCAAGTGGCCAAAGTGGCGGTTTCTCCGGGGATTGGTTTTGGTGAGTATGGAGATGATCACGTGCGATTTGCCCTGGTGGAAAATACCCACCGGATCAAACAAGCGGCAAAAGGTATCAAACAACTTTTTTAAATATTTTCACCACAGAGCACACAGCGCGGCAAAGCCGCAACTAAAAAAACTTTAGCCACAGAGGGCACAGAGATCACAGAGATATAAAGAAAGACCTTAAAAAAGACAATTTAGGACACAGATAATCACAGATAAACATAGATAAACATAGATAAACATAATAAATTCTTAATAAAATTTTCAGAAATTGAACGTTAGTAGTACAGAGTTCACCGAGAAAAAATTAAAATACAGCACCATAAGGGCAATTGCATTTTTCATCGATTTCCGCGCCCATTTTCGGTTTTTTTAACCTAAATTTCTCTGTGTTCTCTGTGACCTCTGTGGCTAAAATTAGGAGATGAAATGGATCGGATTTATATCGGACTCATCGGGTTTGGGACTGTCGGCACAGGGTTGGTGAAAATTCTGCAAGAGAAAGCCAAACTCCTGGAAGAACGACTGGGTCTCTCCATTGTTCTTAAACGCATTGCTGACCTGGATGTGACTACGGATCGCGGCATCAAGGTCAACCCGGCCATTCTTACGACCAAAATTGCGGATGTGATGGAAGATCCGGAAATCGCCATCGTGGTCGAACTCATCGGCGGTTTGGAGCCGGCTCGGACTTTCATCCTCCAGGCCTTAGAGAAAGGCAAGCACATTGTTACGGCCAATAAAGCTTTGCTGGCTGTGCATGGCGCGGAGATATTCAAAGCTGCCGATGAAAGAGGTGTGGACATCGGTTTTGAGGGCAGCGTGGGAGGAGGAATTCCCATCATTCGTGCCCTGAAAGAAGGGCTGGTGGCCAATAAAATCCGGGTTATTTTCGGCATCCTCAACGGAACGTCCAATTACATCCTAAGCGAAATGACCTACCGGGGCCTGCAATTTCAGGAAGTTCTGAAGAAGGCTCAGGAACTCGGCTACGCGGAAGCGGATCCCACGCTGGACATTGAGGGCATCGATACCGCTCACAAGCTTTCCATTCTTCTTTCCCTGGCTTACGGAATCCAGGTCAAGATGGAAGATATTTATACCGAGGGGATCTCGGCCATCTCCCCCATGGATATAGAACATGCTAAGGAGTTAGGGTACCACATCAAGCTCCTGGCCATTGCCAAATCAGACGGCGGACCCGTTGAGGCCCGCGTCCACCCGACCCTTTTGCCGGCCGACCACCTCCTTTCTACTGTGCGTGGGCCTTTCAACGCTATTTTTATCAACGGGGATGCCGTAGGGTCAACCCTTTTTTACGGTGCAGGAGCGGGGATGATGCCCACGGCAAGTGCTGTGGTCAGCGACCTGGTGGACCTTTGCCGCAACATCCGTCTGGGGGTCAGCCGCAGGGTTCCTCTCCTTTCCTACCAGCCGGCCCATTTGCGCGAAGGAGAAATTAAAAACATCCACGACATCACCTCCACCTACTACCTGCGTTTTACGGTGGTGGACCGACCGGGTGTACTCTCCCGCATCTCTGGCATCCTGGGAGACCTGGATATCAGCATAGCGTCGGTCATTCAGAAAGGTCGGAGGGTTGAAAAGGCCGTTCCCATCTACGTAGTAACTCATGAAGCACGCGAGAAAAACATGCAAAAAGCTTTACAAGTAATCGACCGTTTGCCAGTCATTGTAGATAAGACCGTCCTCCTGCGCATGGAAGATCCTTCTGATTTTGGGGGATGAAAATAATTGCAGATTGCAGATTGCGGATTGCAGATTGCGGAATGCGGAATGCGGAATGCGGAATAATTAATGTGGGATAACGAACAAGGGCCCCCACGCAACAAAAGCATAGTTGTTCCGGGAAAGTGGAGGATGTAAAGATTTGGGAAGAAAATATCTGGTCCTTTTAGGGGACGGAATGGCGGATTACCCCCTAACAGACCTTGACGGGAAAACTCCTCTACAGGCTGCGAAGACTCCGCATTTGGACCGGCTGGCGCAGAAAGGAATTTTGGGACTTGTGCGCACCGTGCCCCCCGGTTTTCCTCCAGGGAGCGATGTGGCCAATTTGTCCATCTTCGGCTATGACCCAGCCATCCATTTCACCGGCCGTGCTCCTCTGGAAGCCGCAGCGATGGGAGTGCAACTCACTCCAGGAGATGTGGCTTTCCGCTGCAATCTGATCACCCTTTCCTGGAAGGAAAAACGGGCTTTCATGGAGGACTTCAGCGCCGGTCATATTTCAACAGAAGAAGCCAGAGAAATTATAGCTGACGTTGGGAAACACCTGGGTAACCAGGTATTCAATTTCTATCCAGGAGTCGGTTATCGCCATCTTTTGGTCTGGAGAAATGGCGAGAAAAGCCTGGCACTCAATACCACCCCGCCGCACGACATCAGCGGGCAAGAAATTAACGGATACACCCCTGCTGGGGATGGGGAAGAAGAAATTCTGGGATTGATGAAGGCGGCTGGAGAAATTCTTCCAGATCATCCAGTCAACCAGGCTCGTCGCCAGGCCGGGAAGAAGCCAGCCAATGCCATCTGGCTCTGGGGCCAGGGAAAAGCTCCTGCCCTCCTTCCTTTGACCAAGCGCTTCGGACTTGTAGGTTCGATCATCTCGGCTGTGGACTTGATGAAAGGGATTGGGTTTTACGCCGGGCTGGAGATTATTAATGTTCCCGGAGCCACGGGTTACCTGGACACGAACTATACGGGCAAAGCAGAATATGCTCTTCGGGAAATCGCCAAGAAAGACTTTGTATACGTTCATGTAGAAGCACCGGATGAGGCTTCCCACAACGGGAATCTCAAGGAAAAGATTCAGGCCATCGAAGATTTTGATGGCAAGATTGTCGGCCCCATCCTACGCGGGCTGCAAAACTATGGCGACTTTCGGGTCCTGGTCCTCCCCGATCATCCGACGCCGATTGCCCTGAAAACCCACTCGTCCGAGCCGGTCCCCTTTGTTCTTCTGACTTCCGAAGATGCCCCCAAAATTCCCCAGGAGAACCGCTCTTTTGACGAAGTTGCCGCCCAGAAAACCGGCTTTTTCATAGAAAGAGGACATGAGCTTATGGAAAAATTTATCAAAGGATTTTAATTGCGTCCACGAACCTCAATTAACGGGATTCTCGTTTTTCCTCCAATTTTCCTATGACCATTTTCCCTCACAGAATAGAGATCCGGGTTACCTACGCCGAGACCGATGCCATGGGCATCGTCTATTACGCTAACTACTTACGTTGGTTTGAAATGGGGCGAACGGAATTTATTCGCGACCTGGGCATCCCTTACAAAAAATTGGAAGAAGAGGGAATTTACCTTCCTGTTTCCGAAGTCTTCTGCAAATATCTTGTTTCGGCGAAATATGATGATATTTTGATTATTGAAACCTCCGTGGATTTTATGAGGAGGGCCAGCATCCAGTTTACCTACCGGATTTTGCGGAAGGTAGATGGAACAGAACTGGTGACGGGAAAGACTCTTCATGCCTTCGTCGACAGGGAGGGAAAGATCGTCAGGATCCCGCCACTCTTGAAAGAAAGATTGAAATTCTGATCTTCCCCCAGGATGAAAAATAAATTCAAAAAAGGGTCTTGACACCTTTTTTCATTTTTAGTAGCTTGAGCTTGTACATAGAGGAGAAATTTAGAGGAGAAATTTCTCCCCTTTCATCTTACCCTAAGAGGAAAATCCAAGAGGTCTTCGTTCTCTAAGATTAAAGATCCGTGTTACAACCAGGGAGGGGGCAGCTTTTTTTATCCCCAGAAGAGGTAAAGAAAAATATGAGTGCCTCAGCTGAAAGAGAAGCGCAGGAAAAAGCAGTCTCCAGGTGGAAGACTTTATACGAGGTAGCCAAAGCCTTGAACTCCTCCGTGGATCTGAAGGAGGCTTATTCACGGCTTCTCGCTGTCCTTTCTCAACAAAGGGGAATGAAACGAGGAGGATTTCTGGTCTTGAATGCTGAATCCAACGAATGGGAGATGGGCGGAGCGCAAGGCTTTTCTGCTGAAGAAATGAAACGCAGGAAAGAATATTTTGGTTCCGGAGTCGTCCAGAGGATCTTAGAGAAAGGACAGATGGCCGCGGTGATCGAAGGAGGAGATAGCATTTGGCTTCATGATGAAAAAGCCAAAACAGGTCCCAAGCGGGTCAGTACCTCTTTCCTTTGCGGCCCAGTGAAAATACAAGGGGCTATCACGAGCATTTTAGGTGTGGATCATTTTTATGAGGATCCGGTGGCGGTTACCGAAGATCTGAATCTACTCGGGGAGGTTTGCGCTCTCATCGCTGAAGCCATGTCGATGCGCAAGGCGATGGCAGCTGAAAATCGGGCCCTACTGGAGGAGAACTGGAGTTTCCGGAAAGAATTAG is drawn from Deltaproteobacteria bacterium and contains these coding sequences:
- a CDS encoding aminotransferase class I/II-fold pyridoxal phosphate-dependent enzyme, yielding MKRLPPYVFSIVDDLKMKARRRGDDIIDLGMGNPDLPTPPHIVEKLIEAVKNPRNHRYSASRGIYKLRCAIANLYQRNFGVEIDPESEAIVTIGAKEGLSHLALATIGPGDVVFVPTPAYPIHPYCVIIAGGDLRTIPLVKGRDFFEDLQTATRQTWPPPKMLIISFPHNPTTQVVDLNFFEKIVEFARAHDLMVVHDLAYADLVFDGYKAPSFLQAPGAKEVGVEFFTLSKSYSMPGWRVGFALGNRKMISALGRIKSYLDYGIFQPIQIAAIIALNEDQSCVEEIRAIYQERRDALIDGLKRVGWKIEKPKGTMFVWGKIPDKFQEMGSLEFSKLVLQVAKVAVSPGIGFGEYGDDHVRFALVENTHRIKQAAKGIKQLF
- a CDS encoding homoserine dehydrogenase, which gives rise to MDRIYIGLIGFGTVGTGLVKILQEKAKLLEERLGLSIVLKRIADLDVTTDRGIKVNPAILTTKIADVMEDPEIAIVVELIGGLEPARTFILQALEKGKHIVTANKALLAVHGAEIFKAADERGVDIGFEGSVGGGIPIIRALKEGLVANKIRVIFGILNGTSNYILSEMTYRGLQFQEVLKKAQELGYAEADPTLDIEGIDTAHKLSILLSLAYGIQVKMEDIYTEGISAISPMDIEHAKELGYHIKLLAIAKSDGGPVEARVHPTLLPADHLLSTVRGPFNAIFINGDAVGSTLFYGAGAGMMPTASAVVSDLVDLCRNIRLGVSRRVPLLSYQPAHLREGEIKNIHDITSTYYLRFTVVDRPGVLSRISGILGDLDISIASVIQKGRRVEKAVPIYVVTHEAREKNMQKALQVIDRLPVIVDKTVLLRMEDPSDFGG
- a CDS encoding cofactor-independent phosphoglycerate mutase gives rise to the protein MGRKYLVLLGDGMADYPLTDLDGKTPLQAAKTPHLDRLAQKGILGLVRTVPPGFPPGSDVANLSIFGYDPAIHFTGRAPLEAAAMGVQLTPGDVAFRCNLITLSWKEKRAFMEDFSAGHISTEEAREIIADVGKHLGNQVFNFYPGVGYRHLLVWRNGEKSLALNTTPPHDISGQEINGYTPAGDGEEEILGLMKAAGEILPDHPVNQARRQAGKKPANAIWLWGQGKAPALLPLTKRFGLVGSIISAVDLMKGIGFYAGLEIINVPGATGYLDTNYTGKAEYALREIAKKDFVYVHVEAPDEASHNGNLKEKIQAIEDFDGKIVGPILRGLQNYGDFRVLVLPDHPTPIALKTHSSEPVPFVLLTSEDAPKIPQENRSFDEVAAQKTGFFIERGHELMEKFIKGF
- a CDS encoding thioesterase family protein, giving the protein MTIFPHRIEIRVTYAETDAMGIVYYANYLRWFEMGRTEFIRDLGIPYKKLEEEGIYLPVSEVFCKYLVSAKYDDILIIETSVDFMRRASIQFTYRILRKVDGTELVTGKTLHAFVDREGKIVRIPPLLKERLKF
- a CDS encoding helix-turn-helix domain-containing protein, encoding MSASAEREAQEKAVSRWKTLYEVAKALNSSVDLKEAYSRLLAVLSQQRGMKRGGFLVLNAESNEWEMGGAQGFSAEEMKRRKEYFGSGVVQRILEKGQMAAVIEGGDSIWLHDEKAKTGPKRVSTSFLCGPVKIQGAITSILGVDHFYEDPVAVTEDLNLLGEVCALIAEAMSMRKAMAAENRALLEENWSFRKELETLGRNIPKARRRISLTEILEERIARMVAEMKVDPRSNGRLYEDVLNVVERTLLTSALEKTKHVQLKTARFLGINRNTLRRKIKELGITAKEK